A DNA window from Hordeum vulgare subsp. vulgare chromosome 1H, MorexV3_pseudomolecules_assembly, whole genome shotgun sequence contains the following coding sequences:
- the LOC123427214 gene encoding protein CHUP1, chloroplastic-like — translation MPKAGDCSGGGGSRRDLPLLFLRVGAAITLSVAGLFFSRLRWQRRSRPRYLLLPPASEPDDARGIKGGGGGLKDELRILKNEDAKAKIISGNSVHTTTTTTTTTTTASVSLPPKCRNIDDDDDGFLLPEFNELIMEEFGGDIGNIASSPAARVREDASNEHEIFKLRDLVRSLQEREKTLEIQLLELYGLQEQGAAVRELENQLKINNVESKLYSLKIESLQSENHRLQTQLSESSKLTSELEITKSKCKLLKRKLRLDAEQAKEKIASLQNIVDSFQCQEIIEREVDGEAEKKLKRLEELENEARELRAANSRLQQENSHLIRRLELTRLPPVPKSHNSMEVKASEEVDGLKQENDKLSKEVEQLRTDRFADVEELVYLKWINACLRHELKNKGTSGAQTTARDLSNTLSPKSEQTAKQLIMEYANVGADERSLSSIEFGSEYASSRASSSGEPDDTSIDMSSMTKHTNPKKKEKKRFFSKLRKLVLGKDKEKNKFPTLERRVSISSCSFDDFTGRESHGSYSSFLTEGAVSANQQHDDRSCGRPSFGSQRYSHPSTEAGDGRNQHHGVKKNATFGSERFSEHGSQFDSGEATIPEDVEIHKFAEALITSRTGSMSSRRTLSFS, via the exons ATGCCCAAGGCAGGTGATTGTAGCGGCGGCGGCGGTAGCCGGAGGGACCTGCCTCTTCTTTTCCTCAGGGTGGGCGCTGCCATCACGCTCTCCGTCGCTGGGCTCTTCTTCTCGCGGCTGCGGTGGCAGCGCCGGTCTCGGCCCCGGTACCTCCTGCTCCCTCCTGCTTCAG AACCGGATGATGCCCGCGGCATTAAGGGTGGTGGTGGAGGCCTCAAGGATGAGCTAAGGATCCTCAAGAAT GAGGACGCCAAGGCAAAAATAATCAGTGGGAACTCTGTGCACACAACCACTACCACTACAACGACCACCACCACTGCCTCGGTGTCACTTCCCCCGAAATGCAGAaacattgatgatgatgatgacggatTTCTCCTTCCAGAATTCAATGAACTGATTATGGAAGAATTTGGCGGAGACATAGGCAATATCGCAAGCTCACCTGCAGCGAGAGTAAGGGAAGATGCATCTAATGAGCATGAAATTTTCAAGCTTAGAGATTTGGTTAGATCTCTGCAAGAAAGGGAAAAGACCCTCGAGATACAACTTTTGGAGTTGTATGGTTTGCAGGAGCAAGGTGCTGCAgttagggagcttgagaaccaactgAAAATAAACAATGTCGAGTCAAAGCTATACTCCTTGAAGATCGAATCCTTGCAATCTGAAAATCATAGGTTACAAACACAGTTGTCTGAAAGCTCAAAGTTAACTTCCGAGCTTGAGATAACAAAATCAAAATGCAAGCTGTTGAAAAGGAAGCTGAGACTGGACGCGGAACAAGCAAAGGAGAAAATCGCTTCCCTTCAGAACATAGTTGATTCTTTTCAGTGCCAGGAGATTATTGAGAGAGAAGTTGATGGTGAGGCTGAGAAGAAATTAAAGAGGCTAGAGGAATTGGAAAATGAGGCAAGAGAGCTTAGAGCTGCGAATTCAAGGCTGCAGCAGGAGAATTCACACCTTATTAGGCGATTGGAGCTCACACGCCTACCGCCTGTACCCAAGTCCCACAATAGCATGGAG GTAAAAGCATCggaagaagttgatgggttgaAGCAAGAAAATGATAAGTTGTCAAAAGAGGTTGAACAACTGCGGACTGACAGGTTTGCAGATGTTGAGGAGCTGGTATATCTTAAATGGATCAATGCTTGCCTGCGGCATGAGCTGAAGAACAAGGGGACTTCTGGGGCACAAACTACAGCACGGGATCTAAGCAACACCCTAAGCCCTAAATCTGAACAGACGGCCAAGCAATTGATAATGGAGTACGCCAATGTTGGTGCGGACGAGAGAAGTTTAAGCTCTATAGAATTTGGCTCAGAGTAcgcttcttcaagggcatcatcaaGTGGCGAACCTGATGACACATCGATCGATATGTCATCAATGACAAAGCACACAAacccgaagaagaaggagaagaaaaggtttTTCTCTAAGCTACGGAAATTAGTACTGGGAAAAGACAAGGAAAAGAACAAGTTCCCTACTTTGGAGAGGAGAGTGTCTATTTCGAGCTGTTCCTTTGATGACTTCACTGGAAGAGAGTCGCATGGTAGCTATTCTTCCTTCTTGACAGAAGGAGCTGTATCTGCCAATCAGCAACATGATGACCGCAGCTGCGGTAGGCCTTCTTTTGGCAGCCAGAGATATAGCCATCCTAGCACAGAAGCAGGAGATGGAAGAAACCAGCATCATGGGGTAAAAAAGAATGCAACTTTCGGATCCGAAAGATTCAGTGAACATGGTTCTCAGTTTGATAGTGGTGAAGCCACAATACCAGAAGATGTTGAGATCCACAAATTCGCGGAGGCACTGATTACATCAAGGACAGGTTCTATGTCATCGAGAAGGACATTATCCTTCAGCTAA